The Saprospiraceae bacterium genome includes a window with the following:
- a CDS encoding UMP kinase — translation MTKPGYKRILLKLSGESLMGDQGFGISSEMLNYYVREIKTLSELKVELAIVIGGGNIYRGLSAESSGIERVTGDYMGMLATCINGMALQSALEKEGVYTRLISAIEMRQIAEPYIRRRAIRHLEKGRVIIFSAGTGSPYFTTDSAAALRANEINADIILKATRVDGIYDSDPEKNPDALKFDTISFAKVISMGLGVMDMTAFTLCQENDLPIIVFNINNPGSLYKVAAGESIGTLVK, via the coding sequence ATGACAAAACCCGGATATAAAAGAATACTACTCAAACTGAGCGGTGAATCACTGATGGGCGATCAAGGGTTTGGTATTTCATCTGAAATGCTGAATTATTATGTTCGGGAAATAAAAACTCTTTCTGAATTAAAGGTAGAATTGGCGATTGTAATCGGGGGCGGTAACATTTACAGAGGTCTGAGTGCAGAATCTTCCGGAATCGAACGGGTGACAGGAGACTATATGGGTATGCTGGCTACTTGTATCAATGGTATGGCACTACAAAGTGCTTTAGAGAAAGAAGGAGTTTATACCCGACTTATCTCTGCTATAGAAATGAGACAAATCGCAGAACCATATATACGACGCAGAGCTATTCGTCATTTGGAAAAAGGAAGGGTTATTATATTTAGTGCCGGTACGGGAAGTCCTTATTTTACAACGGATTCAGCCGCTGCTCTCAGAGCCAACGAAATCAATGCCGATATAATCCTGAAAGCTACCAGGGTAGATGGTATATATGACAGCGACCCTGAAAAAAATCCGGATGCTTTGAAGTTTGATACGATATCCTTTGCAAAAGTGATCAGCATGGGTTTGGGGGTAATGGATATGACTGCTTTTACCCTTTGTCAGGAAAATGACCTGCCCATTATCGTATTTAATATCAACAATCCGGGTAGTTTGTATAAAGTAGCTGCCGGCGAGTCTATCGGAACATTGGTAAAATAA
- a CDS encoding endonuclease/exonuclease/phosphatase family protein, which yields MSQNTKPSIKIFILAVILLYPDISKTGNLPFRTSLKIVDILSEYETSLPVNRFNLISFNTWGLPVSLIGHDQTNRFERIPDSLYSSGVEIICLQETFHPVLRNKIIDKLRGDYYFEGNYRCNNNILGPIQKDCFGGLMTFSKYPIVSEQFYLYEIHHKTSLIEKIGAKGFLWTTINLNGKLINVINTHLYAGSDAQSEQNRKKQVVQMFSIIAEIKEFKLYPTFLLGDLNITHPDVYESDPKFGYPEVYNLLTGQMHFTDTKQKLELADLTYNGITNYHVKDSNNLQKLDYCLYHLPENETSLLLENQSVIFNKNQILSDHYGLKSQFIWVEQHKREIATSNGKSN from the coding sequence ATGTCGCAAAACACAAAACCAAGTATAAAGATTTTCATTCTTGCTGTCATTTTATTGTATCCGGATATCAGTAAGACAGGAAACCTTCCCTTCAGAACGAGCCTTAAGATCGTTGATATCCTTTCTGAATACGAAACTTCCCTACCTGTTAATAGATTTAATCTAATCAGCTTTAACACCTGGGGTTTACCGGTTTCGCTTATTGGTCATGATCAAACCAATCGTTTTGAGAGAATTCCTGACAGCCTTTACTCTTCAGGAGTAGAAATTATCTGCCTTCAGGAGACTTTTCACCCTGTATTGAGAAATAAAATAATCGATAAACTTAGAGGGGATTACTACTTTGAAGGGAATTATCGATGCAACAATAATATTTTAGGACCCATTCAAAAAGATTGTTTCGGGGGTTTGATGACTTTTTCCAAATACCCGATAGTTTCAGAGCAATTTTATCTCTATGAAATCCATCATAAAACAAGCCTTATTGAAAAAATCGGGGCAAAAGGATTTTTATGGACCACCATCAACCTGAACGGCAAATTGATAAATGTAATTAATACACACCTTTACGCGGGGTCTGATGCACAATCTGAACAAAACAGAAAGAAGCAGGTAGTTCAGATGTTTAGTATTATTGCAGAAATTAAGGAATTTAAATTATATCCTACATTCTTATTGGGTGACCTGAATATTACCCATCCGGATGTATATGAGTCAGACCCAAAATTCGGATATCCGGAAGTTTATAATTTGTTAACTGGCCAAATGCATTTTACAGACACAAAACAAAAGCTTGAACTTGCTGATTTAACGTATAACGGTATCACCAATTATCATGTAAAAGATAGTAATAACCTACAGAAACTGGATTACTGCCTGTATCATCTACCTGAAAATGAAACATCGCTGTTATTGGAAAATCAATCGGTGATATTTAATAAAAATCAAATTCTCTCTGACCATTATGGGTTGAAATCGCAGTTTATATGGGTTGAACAACACAAAAGAGAAATTGCAACTTCCAACGGGAAGTCTAATTAG
- the nadA gene encoding quinolinate synthase NadA, translated as MNQILNEAENKLNEIGYLDMEVDPALDLVAEIEKLKKEKNAIILAHYYQESEIQDVADYIGDSLGLSQKAESTDADIIVFAGVHFMAETAKMLNPSKKVILPDLKAGCSLADSCPAPLFKKFKEKYPDHVVVSYINCTADLKTLTDICCTSTNAEAIINSIPKEKGIIFAPDKNLGAYLIKKTGRDLVLWNGACMVHEIFSHEKIVKLMVRYPEAKFIAHPECEAHILDHADFIGSTTQLLKFTQSDPSETFIVATESGILHQMRLASPHKNFIPAPPNNHCACNDCPHMKRNTMEKLYIAMKYELPEILLSDYVIKEGRKCIDKMLEISAAAGFKM; from the coding sequence ATGAATCAGATTCTGAATGAAGCAGAAAATAAATTAAATGAGATCGGGTATCTTGATATGGAAGTAGATCCCGCTTTGGATTTGGTTGCAGAAATAGAGAAACTTAAGAAAGAAAAAAATGCTATCATTCTGGCTCATTATTATCAGGAATCAGAAATTCAGGATGTGGCGGATTATATAGGTGACAGCCTGGGATTATCCCAAAAAGCAGAGAGTACGGATGCAGACATTATTGTTTTTGCAGGGGTGCATTTTATGGCTGAGACCGCCAAAATGCTCAATCCATCCAAAAAAGTGATTCTTCCGGATCTGAAGGCAGGTTGTTCTTTGGCAGACAGTTGTCCTGCTCCCCTATTCAAAAAGTTTAAAGAGAAATATCCCGATCACGTCGTGGTGAGTTATATAAATTGTACGGCAGATTTGAAGACCCTCACTGATATCTGCTGTACATCGACTAATGCGGAAGCCATCATTAACAGTATTCCGAAAGAGAAGGGTATTATCTTTGCTCCGGACAAAAATCTCGGTGCCTACCTTATCAAGAAGACAGGCAGAGATCTTGTCTTATGGAACGGCGCTTGTATGGTTCACGAGATATTTTCGCATGAAAAGATCGTTAAATTGATGGTAAGATATCCGGAGGCCAAATTTATTGCACACCCCGAATGTGAAGCTCATATACTTGACCATGCAGACTTTATTGGCTCAACAACTCAGTTGCTCAAATTTACACAAAGTGATCCCTCAGAAACCTTTATTGTTGCGACAGAGTCCGGAATCCTACATCAGATGCGACTCGCATCTCCTCACAAAAATTTTATTCCTGCACCTCCCAATAATCACTGTGCCTGTAACGATTGCCCGCACATGAAGCGCAATACGATGGAGAAATTATATATAGCAATGAAATACGAACTACCGGAAATTTTGCTTTCGGATTATGTCATTAAAGAAGGCAGGAAATGTATCGATAAAATGCTTGAAATAAGTGCAGCAGCCGGTTTTAAAATGTAA
- a CDS encoding endonuclease/exonuclease/phosphatase family protein codes for MINLVVIAATLLAYGAPLTDPKFTWVISFFGLFYPLLLMANLLFIFFWAIKKPLYILPSLICILIGWTHVEGFIGFKKGNQSNSNADLKVMTCNISNASHGYHKDKQRRNEKKDVLINLLKNRDDIDVFCFQEVGEYALGILKTSYKNYKFHQTQKGAVILSRHPIIKKGQIDFGTITNSCLWADIKVGSDTVRFYSFHLQSNRITNDAEKIAEKMEFKEKQTWYDIKGILRKYRNNHIKRSKQAELIAKHAASSPYPVILAGDMNDPPLSYTYKVLSKNRTDSFKAKGSGLGTTYAGVIPFLRIDYVFADTELVVQECDVIKKDFSDHFPIVVSLNFIKS; via the coding sequence ATGATTAATCTGGTAGTGATAGCTGCTACCTTATTGGCTTATGGTGCTCCATTGACTGATCCTAAATTTACCTGGGTGATATCTTTTTTTGGATTATTTTATCCACTTCTTTTGATGGCAAATTTGTTGTTTATATTTTTTTGGGCAATTAAAAAACCGCTATATATTTTGCCTTCGCTTATTTGCATTTTAATAGGTTGGACACATGTAGAAGGATTTATAGGTTTTAAAAAGGGGAATCAAAGTAATAGCAATGCTGATCTGAAAGTAATGACTTGTAATATCAGTAATGCATCACATGGATATCATAAAGACAAGCAAAGACGCAATGAGAAAAAAGATGTATTGATTAATTTACTTAAGAATCGGGATGACATTGATGTGTTTTGTTTTCAGGAGGTCGGAGAATATGCTTTGGGGATTTTAAAGACATCTTATAAAAATTACAAATTTCATCAGACTCAGAAAGGAGCAGTTATCCTTTCCAGACACCCGATTATTAAAAAAGGGCAAATTGATTTTGGAACCATCACCAACTCTTGTCTCTGGGCTGATATTAAAGTGGGTTCTGACACAGTCAGGTTTTATAGTTTTCACCTGCAATCCAACAGAATCACCAATGATGCTGAAAAAATTGCTGAGAAAATGGAGTTTAAAGAAAAACAAACCTGGTATGACATCAAGGGAATCCTGCGGAAATACAGGAACAACCACATTAAAAGAAGTAAACAGGCAGAATTGATTGCAAAACATGCTGCTTCCAGTCCATATCCTGTCATCCTTGCCGGAGATATGAATGATCCGCCATTATCTTATACCTACAAAGTACTTTCAAAAAACAGAACAGACTCCTTTAAGGCAAAAGGTTCGGGTTTAGGTACAACTTATGCCGGGGTGATTCCGTTTTTAAGAATAGATTATGTATTTGCAGATACTGAGCTGGTTGTACAGGAATGTGATGTGATTAAAAAAGATTTTTCGGATCATTTTCCGATAGTAGTATCACTCAATTTTATAAAATCTTAA
- a CDS encoding rhomboid family intramembrane serine protease has translation MFKSIIDDIRNSFETGSMMIRIVIINVAIYMILALMEAFVPSFASTLNHWLAIPGDPSVLLTRPWTIFSHMFVHAGFWHMAWNMILFYWFANIVGDLLGDKRVLPVYIFGGLAGALAYLLFFQISDTAGYMAMGASAAVLALVFTAVTVAPDYNMNLLIIGNVKIKYVGLFILFFDLIGVKSGSNSGGHAAHLGGAAFGALFVYLLRQGKDLSDYFYAVLNVFKSSSSKVSKRPGHLRVEHKADNTQRRPEMKQQKSRSGLQQKVDQILEKIKNSGYDSLTDEEKEILFQASKEN, from the coding sequence ATGTTTAAATCCATCATAGACGATATCAGAAACTCATTTGAAACAGGCAGTATGATGATTCGTATAGTCATCATCAATGTAGCAATATATATGATACTTGCATTGATGGAGGCTTTTGTTCCGTCATTTGCATCGACATTGAATCATTGGCTGGCTATTCCCGGTGATCCTTCTGTTTTACTGACCCGACCCTGGACAATTTTTTCGCATATGTTTGTTCACGCCGGATTCTGGCACATGGCATGGAATATGATTCTGTTTTATTGGTTTGCCAATATTGTCGGAGATCTGCTCGGAGATAAAAGGGTTTTGCCGGTGTATATATTTGGAGGGTTGGCAGGAGCTTTAGCTTATTTATTGTTTTTTCAGATATCCGATACAGCAGGCTATATGGCGATGGGAGCATCTGCTGCTGTACTTGCTTTGGTTTTTACAGCCGTGACGGTTGCACCGGATTATAACATGAATTTATTGATCATCGGCAATGTTAAAATAAAATACGTCGGACTTTTTATTTTATTTTTTGATCTGATAGGTGTCAAAAGCGGAAGTAATTCCGGTGGACACGCTGCACATTTGGGAGGAGCAGCATTTGGGGCATTATTTGTGTATCTACTTCGGCAAGGAAAGGATCTATCTGATTATTTTTATGCAGTATTGAATGTTTTCAAATCTTCATCTAGCAAAGTATCTAAAAGACCGGGACATTTGCGAGTGGAACATAAGGCAGATAATACACAGCGAAGACCTGAAATGAAACAACAGAAGTCAAGAAGCGGATTACAACAAAAAGTTGACCAGATTCTGGAAAAGATAAAAAATTCAGGGTATGACAGCCTGACGGATGAAGAGAAAGAAATATTGTTTCAGGCAAGCAAAGAAAATTAA
- a CDS encoding rhomboid family intramembrane serine protease, with amino-acid sequence MIRVTEVVKNLLIINIIVFFAVRYLIPIPGFEKFFVLVHPSIQYIDSLGEIVKFEPVQIITHMFMHGNEQHLLFNMLGLFFLGPMVELSLGPNRFLILYILSGLVASVAQLLVTQGAIVGASGAVYGVLAAFATMFPNMKLMLLFPPIPIKAKFLAVGLIAIGLFSGVSGSSDGIGHFAHIGGAVAGFLLIHFWKMANLR; translated from the coding sequence ATGATAAGAGTAACAGAAGTAGTTAAAAATTTGCTGATTATCAACATAATCGTGTTTTTTGCTGTCAGATATCTGATTCCGATTCCCGGCTTCGAAAAATTCTTTGTTCTTGTACATCCTTCCATACAATACATAGATTCATTGGGAGAAATTGTGAAATTTGAACCGGTACAGATCATTACCCATATGTTTATGCATGGAAATGAACAACATCTCCTTTTTAATATGCTGGGTCTCTTTTTTTTGGGGCCAATGGTTGAATTGAGTTTAGGTCCTAACAGATTTTTGATTTTATATATCCTTTCAGGTCTTGTTGCGTCTGTTGCACAGTTATTAGTTACGCAAGGAGCAATAGTAGGTGCTTCAGGTGCGGTGTACGGAGTATTGGCAGCTTTTGCCACAATGTTTCCGAATATGAAACTCATGTTATTATTTCCGCCCATACCTATCAAAGCTAAATTTCTGGCTGTTGGTCTGATTGCAATCGGATTGTTCAGTGGCGTATCCGGTTCTTCAGATGGGATAGGACACTTTGCACATATCGGAGGAGCTGTTGCAGGGTTTTTATTGATTCATTTCTGGAAAATGGCTAATTTGCGATAA
- the mutL gene encoding DNA mismatch repair endonuclease MutL, which yields MSDIIKLLPDSIANQIAAGEVIQRPASVVKELLENALDADSTSIKLIIKDAGKTLVQVIDDGKGMSETDARMSFERHATSKIRSANDLFSIRTMGFRGEALASIAAIAQVELITRQHHEDIANRILIEGSLVSKQELIQSAPGTTISVRNLFFNVPARRKFLKSDPVELRHIMDEFHRVALANPEISFSFYHNGNEVYHLPKSGLKQRIISILGKNLTDKLLPVSEETEIVNFSGFAGKAESVKKTQGDQYIFVNKRFIRSNYLNHAIRSAYEEMIQKDQFPAYVLFLEIDPAAIDINVHPTKTEIKFEDERMIYNYLRVTLKHALGQYSVATMLDFGVDHNFGHRSDKASNFQPQVPKYKDVEQDWRDSAQKFEKENILAWQEMYKGLQTSPIENEPVSDSRIIESEAFRIGLDEQYGPVRSASKEPIQLHNCFIMHQVKAGVMIIDQQSAHERILYEQYMSQFSTGEHFTQKELFPRTIELDGAKTDLVKSILDEINALGFEMSEFGRNTFIIHGTPAGLDTNISIEALLEKLIDCYAQNLEFELGIQENLARSMAVSASVKRGRPLSKEEMLNLVDKLFACEVPYKSPSGNRCFIIIETDELNKRFNL from the coding sequence ATGTCTGATATTATTAAACTTCTGCCAGATAGCATTGCTAACCAGATTGCTGCCGGCGAAGTCATTCAAAGGCCTGCTTCTGTGGTAAAAGAACTTCTCGAAAACGCATTGGACGCAGATAGTACTTCCATTAAATTAATCATAAAGGACGCTGGCAAAACACTTGTTCAGGTAATCGATGATGGTAAAGGAATGTCTGAAACAGACGCCAGGATGTCTTTTGAAAGGCACGCTACTTCCAAAATAAGGTCAGCCAATGATTTGTTCTCTATCAGAACGATGGGTTTCAGGGGTGAAGCATTGGCATCAATAGCAGCAATAGCGCAAGTCGAACTGATTACGAGGCAGCATCACGAAGACATAGCCAACAGGATTCTGATCGAAGGTTCATTGGTTTCAAAACAGGAACTGATACAATCTGCTCCCGGAACGACAATTTCAGTCCGGAATCTTTTTTTTAATGTTCCTGCACGCCGCAAGTTTTTGAAATCTGATCCCGTAGAATTAAGGCATATTATGGATGAGTTTCACAGAGTTGCTTTAGCCAATCCGGAAATTTCCTTTTCATTTTATCACAACGGCAACGAAGTGTACCACTTGCCAAAATCGGGACTAAAACAGAGAATTATTTCCATTTTAGGTAAAAACCTGACAGACAAATTGCTTCCTGTCTCAGAAGAAACAGAGATTGTTAATTTTTCCGGATTTGCAGGTAAAGCCGAGAGTGTCAAAAAAACACAGGGTGATCAATATATTTTTGTCAATAAAAGATTTATCCGAAGCAATTATCTGAACCACGCCATCCGGTCTGCTTACGAAGAAATGATTCAGAAAGATCAGTTTCCAGCTTATGTCCTCTTTCTTGAAATTGATCCTGCGGCAATAGATATCAATGTTCATCCTACAAAAACGGAAATAAAATTTGAAGATGAAAGAATGATTTATAATTACCTGAGAGTAACTTTAAAACATGCACTCGGGCAGTATAGCGTTGCTACTATGTTGGATTTTGGAGTGGATCACAATTTCGGTCACAGATCGGACAAGGCTTCAAATTTCCAGCCACAAGTTCCAAAATATAAAGACGTTGAACAGGATTGGAGAGATTCAGCACAAAAATTTGAAAAGGAAAATATACTTGCCTGGCAGGAAATGTACAAAGGATTACAAACATCACCCATAGAAAATGAACCTGTTTCAGACAGCCGGATCATAGAAAGTGAAGCTTTCCGGATAGGATTGGATGAGCAATACGGTCCCGTAAGATCAGCTTCCAAAGAACCAATTCAATTACATAATTGTTTTATCATGCATCAGGTCAAAGCGGGCGTTATGATTATTGACCAGCAATCTGCACACGAACGCATTTTGTATGAACAATATATGAGTCAGTTTTCAACCGGTGAGCATTTTACGCAAAAAGAACTTTTTCCCAGGACAATAGAATTGGACGGAGCAAAAACAGATCTCGTAAAATCCATTCTGGATGAAATCAATGCGCTTGGTTTTGAAATGTCTGAATTTGGTAGAAATACCTTTATTATTCATGGTACACCGGCAGGATTGGATACTAATATTTCAATAGAGGCTTTGCTTGAAAAACTGATAGATTGTTATGCTCAGAACCTTGAATTTGAATTAGGTATTCAGGAAAATCTGGCACGATCTATGGCTGTGTCAGCATCTGTCAAAAGGGGAAGACCGTTGAGTAAAGAAGAAATGTTAAATCTGGTGGATAAATTATTCGCGTGTGAAGTGCCTTATAAAAGCCCTTCAGGCAATCGATGTTTTATCATTATTGAAACGGATGAATTGAATAAACGCTTTAATCTTTAA
- the bcp gene encoding thioredoxin-dependent thiol peroxidase, with protein MKIDKGNPIPAFSGIDENGNIVSSETIKGKKTILFFYPKDDSPGCTKEACNLRDNYNLFKKNGYTIFGISPDTDKKHKKFIDKYEFPYSLIADPEKEIINAFGLWGPKKFMGKDIVGVYRTTVVTDENGIVTEIIDKVKTDDHSAQLANALGLN; from the coding sequence ATGAAAATTGATAAAGGTAACCCGATTCCTGCATTTTCGGGGATAGATGAAAATGGTAATATTGTTAGTTCTGAAACTATAAAAGGTAAAAAAACTATCCTGTTTTTTTATCCCAAAGATGACAGCCCAGGATGTACCAAAGAAGCTTGTAATCTGAGAGATAACTACAACCTGTTTAAGAAAAACGGTTACACAATATTCGGGATCAGTCCTGACACAGACAAGAAACACAAAAAGTTTATCGATAAGTATGAGTTTCCGTATTCATTGATTGCAGATCCTGAAAAGGAAATTATTAATGCTTTTGGCCTTTGGGGTCCGAAAAAGTTTATGGGAAAAGATATTGTTGGTGTTTACCGAACAACTGTAGTTACTGATGAAAATGGCATAGTTACAGAAATCATTGATAAAGTAAAAACGGATGACCATTCAGCACAGCTTGCGAATGCATTGGGACTGAACTAA
- the clpB gene encoding ATP-dependent chaperone ClpB — MTYDNFTVNAQESILKAQQLAGSLNQQGVDTVHLIKGTMETDEKLTEFLFSKMGINIALLRKNINLELEKYPKVHGADKQFLTNDANKALATAKKFLKDFGDDFISIELMLLAIIDGNDKAATILKDLGATVDKMKVAIDELRKGRKVTDQHAENQYNALKKYAVDLNERAESGKLDPIIGRDDEIRRILHILSRRKKNNPIILGDPGVGKTAIIEGIAWRIVKKDVPENLSSKRIFTLDMAALVAGAKYKGEFEERLKAVINEVIASDGEVILFIDEIHTLIGTGGGQGAMDAANILKPALARGELRTIGATTLDEYQKYFENDKALVRRFQTVMIDEPSVEDTISILRGIQDKYEVYHKIDILDEALIAAAELSHRYISERKLPDKAIDLIDEAAAKLRLELDSVPEVVDDLDRKLRQLEIEREFIKKEKDEKKLKVITEQIANSKEKLDSIVASWKSEKEIVDTIQNIKKQIEQLEYEAQKAERESDFEKVARIRYGELKEKEAQLKVANEKLEQLPEEGRFTNEVVTANDIADVVSKWTGIPVSKMMKSEKEKLLSLEDEIGKRIVGQNEAVVAVSDAVRRSRAGLQDDKKPIGSFIFLGPTGVGKTELAKALAEVLFDDESAITRIDMSEYQERHAVSRLVGAPPGYVGYDEGGQLTEAVRRRPYSIILLDEIEKAHPDTFNILLQVLDDGRLTDNKGRVANFKNTIIIMTSNMGSERILENFEDLDALGEKHRADIIETTRVEVFEALKENLRPEFLNRIDEKIMFLPLSKSEIKQIAVLMLKKLTKNLAKQEITINYSDSALNLLSDLGYEPQFGARPMSRVIQKEIINELAKFVLGGTFGAGDTIFVNTDVKGFTFSAEESKDNGTPAKSGNVKKKTKDLNDLLKATKDLNDTMDDLKEDEENN; from the coding sequence ATGACTTACGACAATTTTACGGTTAACGCTCAGGAAAGTATTCTGAAAGCTCAACAATTAGCAGGGTCTCTTAACCAACAGGGAGTAGATACGGTTCATCTGATTAAAGGAACGATGGAGACGGATGAAAAACTGACCGAATTTCTCTTTAGTAAAATGGGTATAAACATAGCCCTGTTGCGAAAAAACATCAATCTTGAACTGGAAAAATATCCCAAAGTACACGGTGCTGACAAACAGTTTCTTACAAATGATGCAAATAAAGCATTGGCTACAGCCAAAAAATTTCTGAAAGACTTTGGAGATGATTTTATTTCTATTGAGCTGATGTTATTAGCTATCATCGATGGAAATGATAAAGCCGCTACCATTCTGAAAGATCTTGGCGCTACTGTGGACAAAATGAAAGTCGCCATTGATGAGCTCAGAAAAGGCAGGAAAGTGACAGACCAACATGCTGAAAATCAATATAATGCATTAAAAAAATATGCCGTAGATCTGAATGAAAGAGCAGAAAGCGGTAAACTGGACCCTATCATTGGCCGGGACGATGAGATTAGAAGGATACTGCATATTCTCTCAAGAAGAAAGAAAAATAATCCTATCATACTTGGTGATCCGGGAGTCGGAAAGACTGCTATCATTGAAGGTATCGCATGGCGTATTGTAAAAAAAGATGTACCTGAAAACCTTAGTTCAAAAAGAATTTTTACCTTGGATATGGCCGCTTTGGTAGCAGGAGCAAAATATAAAGGTGAATTTGAAGAAAGATTGAAAGCTGTTATCAATGAAGTCATTGCATCAGATGGAGAAGTGATCCTGTTTATTGATGAAATACATACATTGATCGGAACCGGTGGCGGACAAGGTGCAATGGATGCTGCCAATATACTGAAACCAGCCCTTGCAAGAGGAGAACTCAGAACGATAGGTGCAACCACACTCGATGAATATCAGAAATACTTCGAAAATGACAAAGCACTTGTACGAAGGTTTCAGACAGTGATGATTGACGAACCTTCTGTGGAAGACACAATTTCCATATTAAGAGGTATTCAGGATAAGTATGAAGTGTATCATAAAATAGATATTCTCGATGAAGCGCTCATCGCTGCGGCAGAATTATCGCACAGATATATTTCTGAGAGGAAATTACCTGATAAAGCGATAGACCTTATAGACGAAGCGGCTGCAAAACTTCGACTGGAGCTGGATTCTGTGCCTGAAGTAGTAGATGATCTGGACAGAAAATTGCGACAACTGGAGATTGAGAGAGAGTTTATCAAAAAAGAGAAAGATGAAAAAAAGCTCAAAGTTATAACTGAGCAAATTGCTAATTCCAAGGAAAAACTGGATTCGATTGTGGCTAGCTGGAAGTCTGAAAAAGAGATCGTTGATACTATTCAGAATATCAAAAAGCAGATTGAACAATTAGAATATGAAGCTCAAAAAGCCGAAAGGGAAAGTGATTTTGAAAAAGTAGCCAGAATACGATATGGCGAGTTGAAAGAAAAAGAAGCCCAACTCAAAGTTGCCAATGAAAAACTGGAGCAACTACCTGAAGAAGGTCGATTTACCAATGAAGTAGTAACAGCTAATGATATTGCAGACGTCGTATCAAAATGGACAGGAATACCTGTTTCAAAAATGATGAAAAGCGAGAAGGAAAAGTTATTGTCTCTGGAAGATGAAATCGGAAAAAGAATCGTTGGCCAAAATGAAGCCGTGGTAGCTGTCTCCGATGCTGTCAGGCGAAGCAGAGCCGGCTTGCAGGATGATAAAAAACCTATTGGTTCGTTTATATTTCTGGGGCCAACCGGAGTAGGAAAAACCGAACTGGCAAAAGCACTTGCTGAGGTTCTTTTTGATGATGAATCAGCCATAACACGTATCGACATGAGTGAATATCAGGAGCGACATGCTGTATCAAGACTGGTAGGAGCTCCTCCGGGGTATGTGGGATATGATGAAGGAGGTCAACTCACGGAAGCAGTCAGAAGAAGACCCTATTCCATTATTTTGTTAGACGAAATCGAGAAAGCCCATCCGGATACATTCAACATTTTGCTTCAGGTTCTGGATGACGGAAGATTGACGGACAATAAAGGCAGAGTAGCCAATTTTAAAAATACGATCATCATCATGACATCCAATATGGGTTCTGAAAGAATACTGGAGAATTTTGAAGATCTGGATGCATTGGGTGAAAAGCACAGAGCGGATATCATTGAAACGACCAGAGTAGAAGTCTTTGAAGCTTTAAAGGAGAATCTGAGACCTGAATTTCTGAACAGGATAGATGAAAAGATTATGTTCCTTCCTCTTTCCAAGTCCGAAATCAAACAGATAGCTGTTTTGATGCTAAAGAAACTGACCAAAAATTTAGCAAAACAAGAAATTACGATCAATTATTCAGATTCAGCGTTGAACTTACTTTCAGATTTGGGATATGAGCCACAATTTGGTGCAAGGCCAATGTCCAGAGTGATTCAGAAAGAGATCATCAACGAGCTTGCAAAATTTGTTTTAGGGGGTACCTTTGGTGCAGGGGACACTATCTTTGTCAATACAGATGTGAAGGGATTTACATTTTCTGCGGAAGAGTCAAAAGATAACGGCACTCCGGCCAAATCCGGTAATGTCAAAAAAAAGACAAAAGACCTGAATGATTTGCTCAAGGCCACCAAAGATCTGAATGATACCATGGATGACCTGAAAGAAGATGAAGAAAATAATTAA